A DNA window from Actinokineospora baliensis contains the following coding sequences:
- a CDS encoding MarR family winged helix-turn-helix transcriptional regulator, with protein MTSVRAEPRWLEPDEMRAWRAYVIGSELLRQQLNRELQDNHGLALPDYEVLVRLSEREGGQMRMSQLAGQLASSKSRLSHQISRLEKAGLVRRVGCAEDARGVIAELTPKGLETLRLAAPVHVQGVREHLVDLMTPEEQRVMAGLFERVIEHLDLT; from the coding sequence GCGCGTGGCGGGCGTACGTCATCGGCAGCGAACTGCTGCGCCAGCAGCTCAACCGCGAGCTGCAGGACAACCACGGACTCGCCCTGCCGGACTACGAGGTGCTGGTCCGGCTGTCCGAACGCGAGGGCGGCCAGATGCGGATGAGCCAGCTGGCAGGCCAGCTCGCCTCGTCCAAGAGCAGGCTCTCGCACCAGATCTCCCGCCTGGAGAAAGCAGGCCTGGTCCGCAGGGTCGGCTGCGCGGAGGACGCCAGGGGCGTGATCGCCGAGCTGACCCCCAAGGGCCTGGAGACCCTGCGGCTGGCGGCCCCGGTGCACGTGCAGGGCGTGCGCGAGCACCTGGTCGACCTGATGACCCCGGAGGAACAGCGCGTCATGGCCGGGCTGTTCGAGCGGGTCATCGAGCACCTGGACCTCACCTAG